From Romeriopsis navalis LEGE 11480, the proteins below share one genomic window:
- a CDS encoding transketolase C-terminal domain-containing protein, translated as MSAATAFPIDLSAYKKVSLDPSVPKLTDEQRAALKANIQLSRDALVFFTATGAARGVGGHTGGPFDTVPEVMILDALFKSHPDNFVPTFFDEAGHRVGTQYLMSVLDGHMPAEHLMNYRAAGSKLPGHPELGLTPGVKFSSGRLGHMWPYVNGVAMANPGKTVFCLGSDGSQQEGNDAEAARLAVAQHINVKLIIDDNDVTIAGNPSKYLGGYSVKQTLEGHGLKVLECDGEDIDALYACICESINTPGPIAIIAKRPMCPGIEGLEGSNHGHDVISVPAAITYLEAKGHQAASDILKNIPKPSNDYEYLGSSDKMGSNRNVFGEAMVEVLGSMSEADRKNNVLVVDSDLEGSCGLAQIRNAHPEVFISGGIQERGNLSAAAGFGMEKGKQGVFATFSAFLEMCISEITMARLNYSNLLCHFSHAGIDDMADNTCHFGMNNMFADNGLDDGYPTNIYFPADANQMRACVKSVFHDPGLRFIFSTRSKVPMILDADGKEMFGDGYTFTAGKDDVVREGSAGYVVAFGAALYRALDAVDRLRAEGIDVGLINKGTLNVVDEDTLKKIGSTPMVVVVEDFNRRTGLGSRMGTWLLERGLAPKFASLATHEEGGGGLWEQFPHQGLDPASIMKKVKELKG; from the coding sequence ATGAGTGCTGCAACTGCTTTCCCGATTGATCTGAGTGCTTACAAAAAGGTTTCCCTTGACCCATCGGTCCCGAAGCTAACGGATGAGCAACGGGCGGCGCTGAAAGCGAATATTCAGCTCTCCCGTGATGCTTTAGTCTTCTTTACCGCAACGGGTGCGGCGCGCGGCGTGGGTGGCCATACTGGTGGTCCCTTCGATACCGTGCCGGAAGTAATGATCCTTGATGCACTGTTCAAGAGTCATCCGGATAACTTTGTCCCGACTTTCTTTGATGAAGCGGGTCACCGGGTGGGGACGCAGTATCTCATGTCCGTCCTTGACGGCCACATGCCCGCTGAGCACCTGATGAACTACCGTGCGGCAGGCTCCAAGCTGCCGGGGCACCCCGAACTCGGTTTGACTCCGGGTGTGAAGTTCAGCTCTGGTCGTCTCGGCCATATGTGGCCCTACGTCAACGGCGTGGCGATGGCGAACCCTGGCAAGACAGTTTTCTGTCTCGGTTCTGATGGTTCCCAGCAGGAAGGTAACGACGCAGAAGCCGCCCGTTTAGCCGTGGCGCAGCACATTAATGTAAAGCTGATCATCGACGATAATGATGTGACGATCGCCGGTAATCCGTCCAAGTACCTCGGTGGTTACAGCGTCAAGCAGACCCTTGAAGGCCACGGTCTCAAGGTCTTGGAGTGTGACGGTGAAGATATCGACGCTCTCTACGCTTGCATTTGTGAGTCGATCAATACACCAGGGCCGATCGCGATTATTGCCAAGCGCCCCATGTGTCCGGGAATTGAGGGCTTAGAAGGTTCCAATCACGGTCATGACGTGATTTCCGTGCCAGCGGCGATTACCTACCTCGAAGCCAAGGGCCATCAGGCTGCATCGGATATTCTGAAGAATATTCCGAAGCCCAGCAACGACTACGAGTATCTCGGTTCCTCGGATAAGATGGGTTCCAACCGCAACGTCTTTGGCGAAGCGATGGTGGAAGTATTGGGTTCGATGAGTGAAGCCGATCGTAAAAATAATGTTTTGGTCGTGGACAGTGACCTCGAAGGTTCCTGTGGTTTAGCGCAAATCCGTAATGCCCACCCCGAAGTGTTCATCAGCGGTGGTATCCAAGAGCGCGGTAACTTGTCGGCGGCCGCTGGTTTCGGCATGGAGAAAGGTAAGCAAGGCGTATTTGCCACCTTTAGTGCCTTCTTGGAAATGTGTATTTCCGAGATCACCATGGCTCGGTTGAACTATTCCAACTTGCTGTGCCACTTCTCCCATGCGGGGATTGACGATATGGCGGATAACACCTGCCACTTCGGTATGAACAACATGTTCGCGGACAATGGTCTGGATGATGGCTATCCGACGAATATCTACTTCCCTGCCGATGCCAATCAAATGCGGGCTTGTGTTAAATCGGTATTCCACGATCCTGGCTTGCGGTTTATCTTCTCCACTCGTTCCAAGGTGCCGATGATCTTGGATGCCGATGGTAAGGAAATGTTTGGTGATGGCTACACATTCACCGCCGGTAAGGATGACGTGGTGCGTGAAGGTAGCGCGGGTTACGTTGTGGCCTTTGGTGCCGCACTTTATCGGGCATTGGATGCGGTCGATCGGTTGCGCGCGGAAGGCATCGATGTTGGCTTGATCAACAAAGGCACCTTGAACGTGGTCGATGAAGACACCCTGAAAAAGATTGGTTCGACGCCAATGGTGGTTGTGGTTGAGGACTTCAACCGCCGGACTGGTTTAGGTAGTCGCATGGGGACTTGGCTTTTGGAGCGCGGTTTGGCGCCGAAGTTTGCTTCCTTAGCGACCCATGAAGAAGGTGGTGGTGGTCTGTGGGAGCAGTTCCCGCACCAAGGTCTGGACCCCGCTAGCATCATGAAGAAAGTGAAGGAATTGAAGGGATAG
- a CDS encoding sensor domain-containing diguanylate cyclase: protein MLDLQPFSDFESAAQATLEFLHQRLGFDLWMVTRTEGDDWIVLQAKDNGYGVQKSAVLRWADSLCSQMVQGQGPRIAPCSDDVEAYTSAPINQTLQISAYIGAPLTCPDGSLFGTLCAVHPESHQHTLHAELPMVELCAQLLSSVLHLELRLAEADRHKERAESEALIDPLTGLYNRRGWEKLVSAEEIRCRRYGHSACVLILDLDGLKQVNDEQGHQQGDALIQLAGHTIQNVLRESDVAARIGGDEFAVLGVECDELAADVLKRRLMRGLIAAGVGTSIGVAVRDRQFTLADAFAKADEAMYTMKRSRYKLSAR from the coding sequence ATGCTTGATCTTCAGCCCTTTTCTGATTTTGAGAGTGCGGCCCAAGCAACTTTAGAATTTTTACATCAGCGTTTAGGCTTTGACCTATGGATGGTGACGCGCACCGAGGGCGATGACTGGATCGTCCTGCAGGCCAAAGATAATGGCTATGGTGTGCAAAAAAGTGCGGTGTTGCGATGGGCCGATTCCTTATGTTCCCAAATGGTTCAAGGTCAGGGACCGCGGATTGCCCCTTGTTCGGATGACGTTGAAGCTTATACGTCGGCCCCGATTAATCAGACGCTGCAAATTTCCGCTTATATTGGTGCGCCGTTGACTTGTCCCGATGGGTCTTTGTTTGGCACGTTGTGCGCTGTGCATCCAGAATCGCACCAGCATACGTTGCATGCCGAATTGCCGATGGTGGAACTCTGCGCTCAGCTATTGTCGAGTGTGTTGCATTTAGAATTACGTCTAGCTGAAGCCGATCGCCATAAGGAGCGAGCGGAGTCAGAAGCGTTGATTGATCCTTTGACGGGCCTGTATAACCGGCGAGGCTGGGAAAAACTCGTCAGTGCGGAGGAAATTCGCTGTCGGCGCTATGGGCATTCGGCCTGTGTGTTGATTTTGGATCTCGACGGTCTAAAGCAAGTGAATGATGAACAAGGTCATCAGCAAGGCGATGCCTTGATTCAATTAGCGGGGCATACGATTCAAAACGTTCTGCGCGAATCGGATGTGGCTGCTCGCATTGGCGGTGATGAGTTTGCGGTGCTGGGCGTTGAATGTGATGAGTTGGCGGCGGATGTGTTGAAGCGGCGCCTGATGCGTGGCTTAATTGCGGCCGGTGTGGGAACCTCGATTGGGGTCGCGGTGCGTGATCGCCAATTTACGCTGGCGGATGCGTTTGCCAAAGCCGATGAGGCTATGTACACAATGAA
- a CDS encoding IS630 transposase-related protein: MAKAYSYDFRCNVVEALELDGRKKSEVAELCNMSRSTINLWLKLKTEMGDLHERPQNPSNPSRKLTDLDKLREFVRANGDKTQPQMAELWKEDLSARTISQGLRKIGFTRKKTYGYQERDEEKRRAFLMRLATLNPELIVYMDESGMDHRDNYGYGYCEEGERVGQQDRSNSGSVQHSNGL; this comes from the coding sequence ATGGCCAAAGCCTACAGTTACGATTTTCGCTGCAACGTGGTGGAGGCGCTCGAACTCGACGGTCGAAAGAAATCCGAAGTGGCTGAGTTGTGCAATATGAGCCGCAGTACCATCAACCTCTGGCTCAAGCTCAAAACTGAGATGGGAGACTTGCATGAGCGGCCCCAGAATCCATCGAATCCGAGTCGAAAGTTAACGGATTTGGATAAGTTGCGTGAGTTTGTGCGAGCCAATGGAGACAAGACGCAGCCGCAGATGGCAGAGCTTTGGAAAGAGGATCTCAGCGCTCGTACAATTTCACAAGGGCTGAGGAAAATTGGCTTTACGCGAAAAAAGACCTACGGCTACCAAGAACGCGACGAGGAAAAGCGACGGGCCTTCCTGATGCGTTTGGCAACCCTCAATCCAGAGCTGATTGTCTACATGGATGAGTCTGGAATGGACCATCGAGACAATTATGGATATGGCTACTGCGAAGAAGGGGAGCGTGTTGGACAACAAGATAGAAGTAATAGTGGGTCCGTTCAACATAGCAACGGCCTCTAG
- a CDS encoding major royal jelly family protein codes for MRGSKYWQKLWLWLTIAMITAGIVSSSLQPSNAASKQPNQIEIVAELPKGSEVGNIAITRDGRIFCSIHRFFGSASRAIEVLPGNRTRLYPNRDWGKAPTAAGEDWAGLNNTLGIQADGNGILWFLDNPDRNFPTGRLIGWDTQRETLHRVIYLPPPLITENAFLNDLAIDAKHNAIYIADTAGGQDAALIVVDLATGLSRRVLQRDQSVIPEDIDMVIDGRNIKLGPDPARVGVNPITIDPSYEWVYYGPMSGSSLYRIRTKDLRNTSIMNDNLAKRVERYGDRPISDGITIDGDGNVYITDITHNAIGVTDKTGKYRILYQNDKLLSWPDGFAVGPDGYIYAAVNQLHKAPPLNDGKDDSTAPYHVIRFPAVAPSTIGR; via the coding sequence ATGCGCGGGTCAAAGTATTGGCAAAAGCTGTGGTTATGGTTGACGATCGCCATGATCACAGCAGGTATCGTCAGCAGCAGTCTTCAACCCAGCAACGCGGCATCCAAGCAGCCGAATCAAATCGAAATTGTCGCCGAACTGCCCAAAGGATCGGAAGTGGGCAATATTGCCATCACCCGTGATGGTCGGATTTTCTGTAGTATTCATCGTTTTTTTGGCAGTGCTAGCCGGGCGATCGAGGTTTTACCAGGTAATCGCACTCGCCTTTATCCCAATCGTGACTGGGGCAAAGCCCCAACCGCAGCAGGGGAAGACTGGGCCGGGTTAAATAACACCTTGGGCATTCAAGCCGATGGCAATGGTATTTTGTGGTTTTTAGATAACCCCGATCGCAATTTCCCCACGGGTCGCTTAATTGGTTGGGATACTCAACGTGAAACATTACACCGCGTCATTTACCTACCACCGCCTTTGATCACGGAAAATGCTTTTCTCAATGATTTGGCGATCGACGCGAAACACAACGCCATCTATATTGCCGATACTGCCGGCGGTCAAGATGCCGCGCTAATTGTCGTGGATTTAGCGACCGGATTATCGCGGCGAGTCTTACAGAGAGACCAAAGCGTGATACCAGAAGATATTGATATGGTGATCGATGGCCGAAACATCAAACTCGGCCCAGACCCGGCTCGGGTTGGGGTCAATCCGATTACGATCGATCCAAGTTATGAGTGGGTTTACTACGGCCCGATGAGCGGTAGCTCACTCTATCGCATTCGCACAAAAGATTTACGCAACACATCCATCATGAATGACAATCTAGCCAAGCGCGTTGAGCGTTATGGTGATCGACCCATTAGCGATGGTATAACCATTGACGGTGATGGCAACGTTTACATTACGGATATTACTCACAACGCGATCGGGGTCACGGACAAAACGGGGAAATATCGCATTTTATATCAGAACGACAAACTCCTGTCTTGGCCAGATGGATTTGCGGTTGGCCCCGATGGCTACATCTACGCCGCCGTCAACCAATTGCACAAAGCACCACCGCTCAATGATGGCAAAGATGATTCTACTGCCCCGTATCACGTGATTCGCTTTCCGGCAGTGGCTCCCAGCACCATTGGCCGGTAG